In Streptomyces capitiformicae, one genomic interval encodes:
- a CDS encoding ABC transporter substrate-binding protein — MNMRTQWPVLTIATGLAAGLLTACGSETGGTGGSGSNVVMGMSDDVLATDPASGYDPGSWLLFNNVFQSLLSFPNGATEPEPDLAEECDFTGTGTTVYECTLKDGLKFSNGEALTAKDVKFSFDRMLKINDPEGPAIMFPMLDNVETPDDKTVRFNLKYADATFPSKIASGAGSIVDESTYDADGLREDGEAIGSGPYKLESFSEDEAVFTVNENYKGTADVENQGVTLKLFHGDQDALKKALLEGEVDVTYRGLSASDISDIETETSTASGVDIVDGTGAEVQHLVFNMDDPVTGKLGVRQAIAYLLDREALVGEVYQDTATPLYSIIPAGITGHNTAFFDTYGARPSEDKAEAALRADGITGKVKLTLWSTPSRYGPSTDQELKAIAEQLNDSGLFDATMKSVPFDQYEKDIADGKYGVYVKGWIPDYPDPDNFTGPFFGKGNVLGNNYTNKTITGDLLPKTAALRERSSTEKEYAQLQNIVAEDVPLIPIWQAKQYAVVRDNVYGLEYCLDASTVFRFWEISKD; from the coding sequence GTGAACATGCGCACCCAGTGGCCCGTCCTCACCATCGCGACAGGGCTGGCCGCCGGTCTGCTGACCGCTTGCGGCTCCGAGACCGGGGGCACCGGCGGCTCCGGCTCCAACGTGGTGATGGGGATGTCCGACGACGTCCTCGCCACCGACCCCGCCTCCGGCTACGACCCCGGATCCTGGCTGCTCTTCAACAACGTCTTCCAGTCCCTGCTGAGCTTCCCCAACGGAGCCACCGAGCCCGAGCCGGACCTCGCCGAGGAGTGCGACTTCACGGGCACCGGGACCACGGTCTACGAATGCACCCTGAAGGACGGCCTGAAGTTCAGCAACGGTGAAGCCCTCACCGCGAAGGACGTCAAGTTCTCCTTCGACCGCATGCTGAAGATCAACGACCCCGAGGGGCCCGCGATCATGTTCCCCATGCTCGACAACGTCGAGACCCCGGACGACAAGACCGTCCGCTTCAACCTCAAGTACGCCGACGCCACCTTCCCCAGCAAGATTGCCTCCGGCGCCGGCTCCATCGTCGACGAGAGCACCTACGACGCCGACGGTCTCCGCGAGGACGGCGAGGCCATCGGCTCCGGCCCGTACAAGCTGGAGTCCTTCAGCGAGGACGAGGCCGTCTTCACGGTCAACGAGAACTACAAGGGCACCGCCGACGTCGAGAACCAGGGCGTCACCCTCAAGCTCTTCCACGGCGACCAGGACGCCCTCAAGAAGGCCCTCCTGGAGGGCGAGGTCGACGTCACCTACCGAGGCCTCAGCGCCTCGGACATCTCCGACATCGAGACCGAAACCTCCACCGCCAGCGGCGTCGACATCGTCGACGGCACCGGCGCCGAGGTACAGCACCTGGTCTTCAACATGGACGACCCGGTCACCGGCAAGCTCGGCGTCCGCCAGGCCATCGCCTACCTCCTTGACCGCGAGGCCCTCGTCGGCGAGGTCTACCAGGACACTGCGACACCGCTGTACTCGATCATCCCGGCCGGCATCACCGGCCACAACACCGCCTTCTTCGACACCTACGGCGCCCGCCCCTCCGAGGACAAGGCCGAGGCGGCCCTGCGCGCCGACGGCATCACCGGCAAGGTGAAGCTGACCCTCTGGTCCACGCCGTCGCGCTACGGCCCCTCCACCGACCAGGAGTTGAAGGCCATCGCGGAGCAGCTCAACGACAGCGGCCTGTTCGACGCGACCATGAAGTCCGTCCCGTTCGACCAGTACGAGAAGGACATCGCCGACGGCAAGTACGGCGTGTACGTCAAGGGCTGGATCCCCGACTACCCGGACCCCGACAACTTCACCGGCCCCTTCTTCGGCAAGGGCAACGTCCTGGGCAACAACTACACCAACAAGACCATCACCGGTGACCTCCTCCCCAAGACCGCCGCCCTGCGCGAGCGCTCGTCCACGGAGAAGGAATACGCCCAACTGCAGAACATCGTCGCCGAGGACGTCCCCCTCATCCCCATCTGGCAGGCCAAGCAGTACGCCGTCGTCCGCGACAACGTCTACGGCCTCGAGTACTGCCTGGACGCGTCGACCGTGTTCCGCTTCTGGGAGATCAGCAAGGACTAA
- a CDS encoding RecB family exonuclease, with product MENSGEGTGGGTGGTGGEGVRGGVRAAAPPASLSPSRASDFMQCPLLYRFRVIDRLPEKPSEAATRGTLVHAVLERLFDAPAAERTAPRAKALVPGQWDRLRETRPEVVELFADDPEGERLARWLGEAERLVERWFTLEDPTRLEPAERELFVEAELESGLRLRGIIDRVDVASTGEVRIVDYKTGKAPRPEYAEGALFQMKFYALVVWRLKQVVPRRLQLVYLGSGDVLTYDPVIADLERVERKLLALWEAIRLATETGDWRPRPTKLCGWCDHQAVCPEFGGTPPPYPLQVRSSESVGGPQGRMGPD from the coding sequence ATGGAAAACAGCGGCGAGGGCACCGGCGGCGGCACGGGTGGGACGGGTGGCGAGGGCGTTCGTGGTGGCGTGCGGGCCGCCGCGCCGCCGGCCTCGCTGTCGCCCTCGCGCGCCAGTGACTTCATGCAGTGCCCGTTGCTCTACCGGTTCCGGGTGATCGACCGGCTGCCGGAGAAGCCGAGTGAGGCGGCGACGCGCGGCACGCTGGTGCACGCGGTGCTGGAGCGGCTCTTCGACGCGCCGGCGGCCGAGCGGACGGCGCCGCGGGCGAAGGCGTTGGTGCCGGGGCAGTGGGACCGGTTGCGGGAGACGAGGCCGGAGGTCGTGGAGCTGTTCGCGGACGACCCGGAGGGTGAGCGGCTGGCCCGTTGGCTGGGCGAGGCGGAGCGGTTGGTGGAGCGCTGGTTCACGCTGGAGGATCCGACGCGGTTGGAGCCCGCCGAGCGCGAGTTGTTCGTGGAGGCGGAGCTGGAGTCGGGGCTCAGGCTGCGCGGGATCATCGACCGGGTGGATGTGGCGTCCACCGGTGAGGTGCGGATCGTCGACTACAAGACGGGCAAGGCGCCGCGACCCGAGTACGCCGAGGGCGCGCTGTTCCAGATGAAGTTCTACGCCCTGGTGGTGTGGCGGTTGAAGCAGGTGGTGCCGCGCCGTCTCCAGCTGGTCTATCTGGGCAGCGGGGATGTGCTGACGTACGACCCGGTGATCGCGGATCTGGAGCGGGTGGAGCGCAAGCTGCTGGCGCTGTGGGAGGCGATCCGGCTGGCGACCGAGACGGGTGACTGGCGGCCGCGGCCGACCAAGCTGTGCGGTTGGTGCGATCACCAGGCGGTGTGTCCGGAATTCGGTGGCACTCCCCCGCCGTACCCGCTCCAGGTGAGGTCGAGCGAGTCGGTGGGTGGGCCGCAAGGCAGAATGGGCCCGGACTAG
- a CDS encoding response regulator, with the protein MAIRVLLVDDQPLLRTGFRMILEAEQDIAVVGEAGDGLQALDQVRALQPDVVLMDIRMPRMDGVEATRQITGPGRDGPAKVLVLTTFDLDEYVVEALRAGASGFLLKDAPANELVQAIRVVAAGEAMLAPSITRRLLDKYAEHLPSGDEPVPDTLHTLTDREVEVLKLVARGLSNAEIAADLFVSETTVKTHVGHVLTKLGLRDRVQAAVYAYESGLVRPGAQ; encoded by the coding sequence GTGGCCATCCGCGTCCTACTGGTTGACGACCAGCCCCTGCTGCGTACGGGCTTTCGGATGATTCTGGAGGCGGAGCAGGACATCGCTGTCGTCGGGGAGGCCGGTGACGGTCTCCAGGCGCTCGACCAGGTGCGAGCGCTGCAGCCTGATGTGGTTCTGATGGACATCCGTATGCCGCGGATGGACGGGGTGGAGGCGACGCGGCAGATCACCGGGCCGGGGCGGGACGGTCCGGCGAAGGTGCTGGTGCTGACGACCTTCGACCTGGACGAGTACGTGGTGGAGGCGTTGCGGGCGGGGGCCAGTGGGTTCCTGTTGAAGGACGCTCCGGCGAACGAGTTGGTGCAGGCGATCCGGGTGGTCGCGGCGGGTGAGGCGATGCTGGCGCCGAGCATCACGCGTCGGCTGCTGGACAAGTACGCGGAGCATCTGCCGTCGGGCGACGAGCCGGTGCCGGACACGTTGCACACGCTGACCGACCGTGAGGTCGAGGTGCTGAAGCTGGTGGCGCGGGGCCTTTCGAACGCGGAGATCGCCGCGGATCTGTTTGTCAGCGAGACCACGGTCAAGACGCATGTGGGGCATGTGCTCACCAAGTTGGGGCTGCGTGACCGGGTGCAGGCGGCGGTGTACGCGTACGAGAGCGGGCTGGTGCGTCCCGGCGCGCAGTAG
- a CDS encoding site-2 protease family protein, giving the protein METSGGSGQPRSGSDEATERADRHATDTPAEERPPAGPRPANNDPAADPEPHGDSAPTNPGDPEAAQQPPQDTETAKTPQQSQALAQSPDPADLKKAPTDEPETTTTTARLHAHSDAPKPPERPKEPGGGILMGRLFGVPVYVAPSWFLVAALITWVFGGQLDRVLPELGGARYLVSLFFAVAFYASVLVHELAHTVAALRFKLPVRRIQLQFFGGVSEIEKESETPGREFILAFVGPLLSLVLAGAFYLALQTVEPGTVPGVLLAGLMISNLIVAAFNLLPGLPLDGGRMLRAVVWKLTGKPMSGTIAAAWAGRALAVSVLIGLPLFTQSGALGSAAEDSVGMDTVMDALLAAILAAIIWTGAGNSLRMARLREHLPELQARALTRRAVPVETDTPLSEALRRANEAGARALVVVDPDGEPLSLVREAAIVGVPEHRRPWVPVSGLAQDLTDGMRVSAELAGEDLLDALRAAPATEYLVVEESGEIYGVLSAADVERAFVKAMARPN; this is encoded by the coding sequence GTGGAGACGAGCGGCGGGAGCGGGCAGCCGCGGTCCGGCAGTGACGAGGCGACGGAACGCGCGGACCGCCACGCGACCGACACACCGGCAGAGGAAAGGCCCCCCGCCGGGCCCCGCCCTGCGAACAACGACCCCGCCGCCGACCCCGAGCCCCACGGCGACTCCGCCCCGACGAACCCCGGGGACCCTGAAGCCGCCCAGCAGCCCCCACAGGACACGGAGACCGCGAAGACCCCGCAGCAGTCCCAGGCCCTGGCGCAGTCCCCGGACCCGGCCGACCTGAAGAAGGCGCCGACCGACGAGCCGGAGACCACGACCACCACCGCGCGCCTCCACGCCCACTCGGACGCCCCCAAGCCGCCCGAGCGCCCCAAGGAACCCGGCGGCGGCATCCTGATGGGTCGCCTCTTCGGCGTACCCGTCTACGTCGCCCCCAGCTGGTTCCTCGTCGCCGCCCTCATCACCTGGGTCTTCGGCGGCCAACTCGACCGCGTCCTGCCCGAACTCGGCGGCGCCCGCTACCTGGTCTCCCTTTTCTTCGCGGTCGCCTTCTACGCCTCCGTACTCGTCCACGAACTCGCCCACACCGTCGCCGCCCTCCGCTTCAAACTGCCGGTACGGCGCATCCAGCTCCAGTTCTTCGGCGGAGTCTCCGAGATCGAGAAGGAATCCGAGACCCCCGGCCGCGAATTCATACTGGCCTTCGTCGGCCCCCTGCTCTCCCTGGTCCTCGCAGGCGCCTTCTACCTCGCCCTGCAGACCGTCGAGCCGGGCACCGTCCCCGGCGTCCTACTGGCCGGCCTGATGATCTCCAACCTCATCGTCGCCGCCTTCAACCTGCTGCCCGGCCTCCCCCTCGACGGCGGCCGCATGCTCCGCGCCGTCGTCTGGAAGCTCACCGGCAAGCCGATGAGCGGCACCATCGCCGCCGCCTGGGCCGGCCGCGCCCTCGCCGTCTCCGTCCTCATCGGCCTGCCCCTGTTCACCCAGTCCGGCGCCCTCGGCTCCGCCGCTGAGGACAGCGTCGGCATGGACACCGTCATGGACGCCCTGCTGGCCGCCATCCTCGCCGCGATCATCTGGACCGGCGCCGGCAACAGCCTCCGCATGGCCCGCCTGCGCGAACACCTCCCCGAACTCCAGGCCCGCGCCCTCACCCGCCGCGCGGTCCCCGTCGAGACCGACACCCCCCTCTCCGAGGCCCTGCGCCGCGCCAACGAAGCCGGCGCCCGCGCCCTCGTCGTGGTCGACCCCGACGGCGAACCCCTCTCCCTCGTCCGCGAGGCCGCCATCGTCGGCGTCCCCGAACACCGCCGACCCTGGGTCCCCGTCAGCGGCCTCGCCCAGGACCTCACCGACGGCATGCGAGTCTCCGCGGAACTGGCGGGGGAGGACCTCTTGGACGCCCTCCGTGCGGCCCCGGCGACGGAGTACCTGGTGGTCGAGGAGTCCGGAGAGATCTACGGAGTCCTGTCAGCAGCGGACGTGGAACGAGCCTTCGTAAAGGCCATGGCCCGCCCCAACTGA